Proteins encoded within one genomic window of Halomonas sp. YLGW01:
- the flgL gene encoding flagellar hook-associated protein FlgL, whose product MRISTPTVYDQGIASMNRQQGEFTAVGQQLATGRRVVSPSDDPKAAAQAVGVAQSQALTQQFTDARVTARNSLSQEESVLNSVNDAITRAKTLLVQASSSTLSDADRQSVASELSGVYNTIVGQANATDGNGTYLFGGFRDDAPPYPQDGEGNVRYVGDTQVRESRIDASRLMPVSDHGEAIFQTVPSGLGYVAEASRGPGSDGDLTFQGPTRLDATRPGYGEDNYRIEFLDDAQLQVVTMGADGTTRTGETQRYRSGEPVELGDGALAITLRGTPEAGDSVTLRPADHPDANQDLFASLKAAIEVLEVPVDGDPATLADLRNTLSTSMRELDNSLDNVLTVRASVGARLNELDVVDGVGENRMLNYEQNRSDLVDLNYVDAIADYSLREVGLQAAQKSFADIQGMSLFEQL is encoded by the coding sequence ATGCGTATCAGCACGCCGACTGTATATGATCAGGGCATCGCCAGCATGAACCGCCAGCAGGGCGAGTTCACCGCCGTGGGTCAGCAGCTGGCCACCGGTCGCCGGGTGGTCAGCCCCTCGGACGATCCCAAGGCCGCCGCCCAGGCGGTGGGCGTGGCCCAGTCCCAGGCCCTGACGCAGCAGTTCACCGATGCCCGAGTCACCGCTCGCAACTCCCTGTCCCAGGAGGAGAGCGTGCTCAACAGCGTCAACGACGCCATCACCCGGGCCAAGACCCTGCTGGTGCAGGCGTCCAGCAGCACCCTGAGCGACGCCGACCGCCAGTCGGTGGCCAGCGAGCTGAGCGGGGTATACAACACCATCGTCGGCCAGGCCAATGCCACCGACGGCAACGGCACCTACCTGTTCGGTGGTTTTCGCGATGATGCCCCGCCCTATCCTCAAGACGGCGAGGGCAATGTGCGCTATGTGGGCGACACTCAGGTCCGCGAGTCGCGCATCGACGCCTCGCGGCTGATGCCGGTCTCCGATCATGGCGAGGCGATCTTCCAGACCGTGCCCAGCGGCCTGGGCTATGTGGCGGAAGCCAGTCGGGGGCCGGGCAGCGACGGCGACCTGACCTTTCAGGGGCCGACCCGGCTCGATGCCACTCGTCCCGGCTATGGCGAGGACAACTACCGGATCGAGTTCCTCGATGATGCCCAGCTGCAGGTGGTGACCATGGGAGCGGACGGGACTACCCGCACCGGCGAGACGCAGCGCTATCGGTCGGGCGAGCCGGTCGAGCTCGGTGACGGCGCGCTGGCGATCACGCTGCGTGGCACACCCGAGGCGGGCGACAGCGTCACGCTGCGCCCGGCGGACCATCCCGACGCCAACCAGGATCTGTTCGCCTCCCTTAAGGCGGCCATCGAGGTGCTGGAGGTGCCCGTCGACGGTGATCCGGCGACGCTCGCCGATCTGCGCAACACCCTCTCGACCTCGATGCGCGAGCTCGACAACAGCCTCGACAACGTGCTCACGGTGCGCGCCTCGGTGGGGGCGCGGCTCAACGAACTGGACGTGGTCGATGGGGTGGGCGAGAACCGCATGCTCAACTACGAGCAGAACCGCTCCGACCTGGTCGACCTCAACTACGTAGACGCGATCGCGGATTACAGTCTGCGCGAGGTGGGGCTGCAGGCGGCCCAGAAGTCCTTTGCCGATATCCAGGGCATGTCGCTGTTCGAGCAGCTCTGA
- the fliP gene encoding flagellar type III secretion system pore protein FliP (The bacterial flagellar biogenesis protein FliP forms a type III secretion system (T3SS)-type pore required for flagellar assembly.), with product MPSLGLAQSLPGLVSQPTGDGGQQWSIKLQTLLLLSSMAFLPAMLLMMTCFTRIIIVLSLLRTAMGTQSAPPNQVLLGLALFMTFFVMSPVFETIYESAWIPLSENAIGFPRFLELASQPLREFMLGQTREPDLAMFARLADIGPMQGPEDVPMRVLLPSFVTSELKTAFQIGFTLFIPFLIIDLVVASVLMALGMMMVPPATISLPFKLMLFVLVDGWQLLVGSLAESFYL from the coding sequence ATGCCCTCGCTCGGTCTGGCACAGTCACTCCCGGGCCTGGTCAGCCAGCCCACCGGCGACGGCGGCCAGCAATGGTCGATCAAGCTGCAGACGCTGCTGCTACTGAGCTCGATGGCCTTCCTGCCGGCCATGCTGCTGATGATGACCTGCTTCACCCGCATCATCATCGTGCTGAGCCTGCTGCGCACCGCCATGGGGACCCAGTCGGCACCGCCCAATCAGGTGCTGCTGGGCCTGGCACTGTTCATGACCTTCTTCGTGATGTCGCCGGTCTTCGAGACCATCTATGAGAGCGCCTGGATACCGCTGTCCGAGAACGCCATCGGCTTCCCGCGCTTCCTGGAACTGGCTAGCCAGCCGCTTCGGGAATTCATGCTGGGTCAGACCCGGGAGCCGGACCTGGCGATGTTCGCTCGCCTGGCCGATATCGGCCCCATGCAGGGCCCGGAGGACGTGCCGATGCGGGTGCTGCTGCCCTCCTTCGTCACCAGCGAGCTGAAGACGGCCTTCCAGATCGGCTTCACGCTGTTCATTCCCTTTCTGATCATCGACCTGGTAGTGGCCAGTGTGCTGATGGCGCTGGGCATGATGATGGTGCCCCCGGCGACCATCTCGCTGCCCTTCAAGCTGATGCTGTTCGTGCTGGTCGATGGCTGGCAGCTGCTGGTCGGATCGCTGGCGGAGAGTTTCTACCTGTGA
- the fliM gene encoding flagellar motor switch protein FliM, with product MSQDDLLSQEEIDALLKGVSGEEDSSPQPSDTPKMRPYDPATQHRVIRERLHVLDIINERFARHFRMSLFNLIRRSADITVDSVRYQSFSDFQRNVPVPTNINMIAMKPLRGSALVVFPPSLVFMVVDNLFGGDGRFVTKSEGREFTNTEQRIIQRILNLAIEAYQESWKSVYPLKINYLRSEIQAKFANITNTPNEIVVNTTFHLEVGNLSSNFQICMPYSMIEPLRDILTNPHNASQGNEDKNWTKRMAGEIRASEVELVAGFVDIPARISRVMGLQVGDVLPIELPDTVTASVDGVPVLKCEYGSQHGQRALRVLRLIEYSPPTASNTAGGFVKAPGTTPKEADND from the coding sequence ATGTCACAAGACGATCTGCTCTCGCAGGAAGAAATCGACGCCCTGCTCAAGGGCGTCAGCGGCGAGGAGGACAGCAGCCCCCAGCCCAGCGACACGCCGAAGATGCGGCCCTATGACCCGGCGACACAGCACCGGGTCATTCGCGAGCGCCTGCACGTCCTGGATATCATCAACGAACGGTTTGCGCGGCACTTCCGCATGAGCCTGTTCAACCTGATCCGCCGCAGCGCGGACATCACCGTCGACTCGGTGCGCTACCAGAGCTTCAGCGATTTCCAGCGCAACGTGCCGGTGCCGACCAACATCAACATGATCGCCATGAAGCCGCTGCGAGGCTCGGCGTTGGTGGTCTTTCCCCCGAGCCTGGTGTTCATGGTCGTCGACAACCTGTTCGGCGGCGACGGGCGCTTCGTCACCAAGTCCGAGGGACGCGAGTTCACCAACACCGAGCAGCGCATCATCCAGCGTATCCTCAACCTGGCCATCGAGGCCTATCAGGAGTCCTGGAAGTCGGTCTACCCGCTGAAAATCAACTACCTGCGCTCCGAGATTCAGGCCAAGTTCGCCAATATCACCAACACTCCCAACGAGATCGTGGTCAACACCACCTTCCATCTCGAGGTGGGCAATCTGTCGAGCAACTTCCAGATCTGCATGCCCTACTCGATGATCGAGCCGCTGCGGGACATCCTCACCAATCCGCACAATGCCAGCCAGGGCAATGAAGACAAGAACTGGACCAAGCGCATGGCCGGCGAGATACGCGCCTCCGAGGTCGAACTGGTGGCCGGTTTTGTCGATATCCCGGCGCGCATCTCGCGGGTGATGGGCCTGCAGGTGGGCGATGTGCTGCCCATCGAGCTCCCCGACACCGTCACCGCCAGCGTCGATGGCGTACCGGTGCTCAAGTGCGAGTACGGCAGCCAGCACGGTCAGCGAGCCCTGCGCGTGTTGCGCCTGATCGAGTACTCCCCGCCCACGGCCAGCAATACCGCCGGAGGCTTCGTCAAGGCCCCCGGTACGACCCCCAAGGAAGCCGACAATGACTGA
- the fliN gene encoding flagellar motor switch protein FliN, with protein MAEQGGTGEEDPWAAAMAEQAETDGSGAGDDDPWAAAMAEQDAGDGDTAQKAGEQVFKPLDGGSAGGPARDLEMIMDIPVKLSVELGRTRITIKQLLELAQGSVIELDGLAGEPMDILINGYLIAQGEVVVVEDKYGIRITEIITPSERVQKLNR; from the coding sequence ATGGCCGAACAGGGCGGCACCGGCGAGGAGGACCCCTGGGCCGCCGCCATGGCCGAACAGGCCGAGACGGATGGCAGCGGGGCGGGAGACGATGATCCCTGGGCGGCCGCCATGGCCGAGCAGGATGCCGGCGACGGCGATACGGCCCAGAAGGCCGGCGAGCAGGTCTTCAAGCCCCTGGACGGCGGCAGCGCCGGCGGCCCGGCCCGGGACCTCGAGATGATCATGGACATCCCGGTAAAGCTCAGCGTCGAGCTGGGCCGTACCCGGATCACCATCAAGCAGCTGCTGGAGCTCGCCCAGGGCTCGGTCATCGAGCTCGATGGCCTGGCCGGCGAGCCCATGGACATCCTGATCAACGGCTACCTGATCGCCCAGGGCGAGGTGGTGGTGGTGGAAGACAAGTACGGCATCCGTATCACCGAGATCATCACCCCCTCCGAGCGCGTGCAGAAGCTCAACCGATGA
- a CDS encoding flagellar assembly protein FliH, which produces MSEHSRDDTQSWRRWQMEDLQDQPLAQGEQQARQARIRRQAMKRQAELEAERRQAREAARAEGHAEGLEQGRQTGYAEGLEEGRRAGEAELQRRADQALAPLLGLAQQFGQGLERLDEDIADALVHLALATGRQLAGEALDARPEQILTLLRELLHVEPALTGQPRLWLHPDDLALVDDRLGEEFTAAGWSLQPDDQLSRGGCRVTSQSGELDASWESRCQAVMAQVRQRHARHDASDDDQADGP; this is translated from the coding sequence ATGTCTGAGCATTCCCGGGACGATACCCAGAGCTGGCGCCGCTGGCAGATGGAGGACTTGCAGGACCAGCCGTTGGCCCAGGGGGAGCAGCAGGCCCGTCAGGCCCGCATCCGTCGTCAGGCCATGAAGCGCCAGGCCGAGCTCGAGGCCGAGCGCCGCCAGGCCCGCGAGGCCGCTCGCGCCGAGGGCCATGCCGAAGGCCTCGAGCAGGGTCGCCAGACCGGCTATGCCGAGGGCCTGGAAGAGGGTCGCCGCGCCGGCGAAGCGGAGCTGCAACGCCGCGCCGACCAGGCCCTGGCACCGCTGCTGGGCCTGGCGCAACAGTTCGGCCAGGGCCTCGAGCGCCTCGACGAGGACATCGCCGATGCCCTGGTTCACCTCGCGCTGGCCACCGGCCGCCAGCTTGCCGGCGAGGCCCTGGACGCCCGGCCGGAGCAGATCCTGACGCTGCTGCGCGAGCTGCTGCACGTCGAGCCGGCACTGACCGGCCAGCCGCGACTGTGGCTGCATCCCGATGACCTGGCGCTGGTCGACGACCGGCTCGGCGAGGAGTTCACCGCCGCCGGCTGGTCGCTGCAGCCCGATGATCAGCTCAGTCGCGGCGGCTGTCGCGTCACCAGCCAGAGCGGCGAGCTGGATGCCAGCTGGGAGAGCCGCTGCCAGGCAGTCATGGCGCAGGTGCGACAGCGTCATGCCCGTCATGACGCCTCGGACGACGATCAGGCAGACGGGCCATGA
- the fliJ gene encoding flagellar export protein FliJ: MTGSRPLETLAQLAKDARDAASQALASERRGEQQAARQVETLRQYRLEYAHRLQQAMHGGIDPASLHNYQQFLASLDTAIDRAHQAQCERTSRVESCQRQWQQQQRRLSSYDTLHERRQAEAQREAQRREQRHNDELSANCLARRPPDHRIR; this comes from the coding sequence ATGACCGGATCACGCCCTCTGGAAACCCTGGCCCAGCTCGCCAAGGACGCTCGCGATGCCGCCAGTCAGGCCCTGGCCAGCGAGCGCCGCGGGGAACAGCAGGCCGCCCGACAGGTCGAGACCCTGCGACAATACCGCCTCGAATATGCTCACCGCCTGCAACAGGCCATGCACGGCGGCATCGACCCGGCCAGCCTGCACAACTATCAGCAGTTTCTGGCATCGCTGGATACTGCCATCGACCGGGCTCACCAGGCCCAGTGCGAACGCACCAGCCGCGTCGAGAGCTGCCAGCGCCAATGGCAACAGCAGCAGCGGCGCCTGTCGTCCTATGACACGCTCCATGAACGTCGCCAGGCCGAGGCCCAGCGCGAAGCCCAGCGGCGCGAACAGCGCCACAACGACGAACTGAGCGCCAATTGTCTGGCGCGCCGCCCGCCGGATCATCGGATTCGCTAG
- the fliR gene encoding flagellar biosynthetic protein FliR translates to MVEVSFAQLHGWLVAFLWPFMRLSAFLVASPLWGHSSVPRQVKLGLTMLLCLVIGPSLPPMPEVPVFSWAGLGIAVEQMLIGVAMGVVMHVTLAAVQAAGEFIALQMGLAFATFFSPDSGANTLILSRLLYMITLMMFLAVDAHLIVIEILAASFVTLPVGLGGLNAGAFEMLARYGSTVFVSGMLLALPLVAALLIINLSLGILNRSAPQLTVFSVGFPMSLTAGLFLLMVLMTDLGRYLKQLFELGLGTLEALLVALAPLSG, encoded by the coding sequence ATGGTCGAGGTCAGCTTTGCTCAGCTTCACGGCTGGCTGGTGGCCTTCCTGTGGCCCTTCATGCGCCTGTCCGCCTTCCTGGTCGCCTCGCCCCTGTGGGGCCATTCCAGCGTGCCGCGCCAGGTCAAGCTCGGCCTGACGATGCTGCTGTGCCTGGTGATCGGCCCGAGCCTGCCACCGATGCCGGAGGTGCCGGTCTTCTCCTGGGCGGGGCTAGGCATCGCCGTGGAGCAGATGCTGATCGGCGTCGCCATGGGCGTGGTGATGCACGTGACGCTGGCCGCGGTCCAGGCCGCGGGCGAGTTCATCGCCCTGCAGATGGGTCTGGCCTTTGCCACCTTCTTCTCGCCGGACTCGGGCGCCAACACCCTGATCCTGTCGCGGCTGCTGTACATGATCACGCTGATGATGTTCCTGGCGGTGGACGCTCACCTGATCGTCATCGAGATCCTGGCGGCGAGCTTCGTGACCCTACCCGTAGGTCTCGGTGGCCTGAATGCGGGAGCCTTCGAGATGCTCGCCCGCTATGGCAGCACGGTGTTCGTCTCGGGCATGCTGCTGGCCCTGCCGCTGGTGGCGGCGCTGCTGATCATCAACCTGTCACTGGGCATCCTCAACCGCTCGGCGCCGCAGCTGACGGTCTTCTCGGTGGGCTTTCCCATGTCCCTGACCGCCGGACTCTTCCTGCTGATGGTGCTGATGACCGATCTGGGCCGCTATCTGAAACAGCTGTTCGAGCTCGGGCTGGGCACACTGGAGGCGTTGCTCGTTGCCCTGGCCCCCCTCAGCGGCTAG
- a CDS encoding flagellar hook-length control protein FliK, giving the protein MDISPLLATRGNAPAPHSGKLPAPEGAGFAEQLARVAKGQVGDHQAMSTKALSPEASTEELLARFEPPQRAALEALLGGDPSSLEDLTAQPPSAEQQQALTALLGEFDSEALVALSLARQAADASESNTIPQREQEALPKAGETVSDPAGVAAVAGAPLALSAIAERMQLIDQAGAPAGQPTVTPQGDQASRLAAAQLTGADAGARARVTGTETRPTTELSSAPGTALPLAGAWSPALESASPTTSWSALVGQEAEAGPAALQATHGGQGRGGTSGQEALMGLATGGASSAGTSGTGGAQASPSPSATLGAPVASPAWSQQLGQQLVGMSQRGHQQMELHLNPAELGPLSVSLKVGEQNAQAQFLSAHAPVRSAIEQALPQLREALAEQGITLADTSVGEQRTGQGGEQRTFAASSSPADADGAVEVGPEPTPVPTTSALEGRVDLYA; this is encoded by the coding sequence ATGGATATCAGCCCCCTTCTCGCCACCCGCGGTAACGCGCCGGCTCCGCACAGCGGCAAGTTGCCCGCCCCGGAGGGCGCCGGTTTCGCCGAGCAGTTGGCACGCGTGGCCAAGGGCCAGGTAGGCGATCACCAGGCCATGTCGACCAAAGCCCTGTCGCCCGAGGCCTCCACCGAGGAGTTGCTGGCCCGTTTCGAGCCCCCTCAGCGCGCCGCGCTCGAGGCCCTGCTCGGCGGCGACCCGTCTTCACTCGAAGACCTGACGGCCCAGCCCCCGAGCGCCGAGCAGCAGCAGGCACTCACGGCGCTGCTCGGCGAGTTTGATAGCGAGGCCCTGGTGGCCTTGAGCCTCGCCCGGCAAGCCGCCGATGCCAGCGAATCGAACACCATCCCGCAGCGCGAACAAGAGGCCTTGCCGAAGGCCGGGGAGACGGTTTCCGATCCGGCCGGCGTGGCAGCAGTCGCCGGCGCTCCGCTGGCCCTGTCGGCCATCGCCGAGCGCATGCAGCTGATCGATCAGGCTGGTGCACCGGCGGGCCAGCCGACCGTGACGCCCCAGGGCGATCAGGCCAGCCGCCTCGCTGCCGCCCAGCTGACCGGCGCGGACGCAGGCGCCCGTGCCCGTGTCACCGGCACCGAGACTCGCCCGACGACGGAGCTCTCCTCGGCGCCGGGCACCGCCCTGCCCTTGGCCGGCGCCTGGTCGCCGGCCCTCGAGAGCGCATCACCGACCACCTCCTGGTCGGCGCTGGTCGGCCAGGAGGCCGAGGCCGGGCCAGCCGCCCTGCAGGCGACTCACGGCGGCCAGGGGCGTGGCGGGACCAGTGGCCAGGAGGCCCTGATGGGTCTGGCGACGGGAGGTGCCTCCAGTGCCGGGACCAGCGGCACCGGCGGTGCCCAGGCAAGCCCGTCCCCCTCCGCCACGCTGGGCGCGCCGGTCGCCAGTCCGGCCTGGTCGCAGCAGCTCGGTCAGCAGCTGGTCGGCATGAGCCAGCGGGGCCATCAGCAGATGGAACTGCACCTGAACCCTGCCGAACTGGGCCCCTTGTCGGTCAGCCTCAAGGTCGGCGAGCAGAACGCTCAGGCCCAGTTCCTCTCCGCCCATGCGCCGGTGCGCAGCGCGATCGAACAGGCCCTGCCACAACTGCGGGAGGCTCTGGCCGAGCAGGGCATCACCCTCGCCGACACCTCGGTGGGTGAGCAGCGTACGGGCCAGGGCGGCGAGCAGCGGACCTTCGCCGCGAGCAGCTCCCCGGCTGACGCCGACGGTGCCGTCGAGGTCGGTCCCGAGCCCACCCCGGTGCCGACCACGTCGGCACTGGAGGGACGCGTGGACCTCTACGCCTGA
- the fliO gene encoding flagellar biosynthetic protein FliO: MSLTDPAPAASQSLTPLGGGESLVGLAALGKVALALALVLALVWLASRLVRRLAPGGAAAGQHLRVVGSAAVGQRERVVIVEVEDTWLVLGVGGGQVNRLHDLPAPTTATPTEATAMPGDGFAARFASALGQQLRGGRPPRDQARPGQEPS; encoded by the coding sequence GTGTCGCTTACCGATCCCGCACCGGCGGCCAGCCAGAGCCTCACGCCCCTGGGCGGGGGCGAGAGTCTGGTGGGGCTGGCGGCCCTCGGTAAGGTCGCCCTGGCCCTGGCCCTGGTGCTCGCCCTGGTCTGGCTGGCCAGCCGCCTGGTGCGACGCCTCGCGCCTGGCGGCGCGGCGGCCGGTCAGCACCTCAGGGTGGTCGGCAGCGCCGCCGTGGGGCAGCGCGAACGGGTGGTGATCGTCGAGGTCGAGGACACCTGGCTGGTGCTTGGCGTCGGCGGCGGCCAGGTCAACCGCTTGCACGACCTGCCCGCCCCGACCACCGCGACGCCAACGGAGGCCACTGCGATGCCGGGCGACGGCTTCGCCGCCCGCTTCGCCAGCGCCCTCGGCCAGCAGCTTCGCGGTGGCCGGCCGCCGCGCGACCAGGCCCGCCCCGGGCAGGAGCCGTCATGA
- the fliI gene encoding flagellar protein export ATPase FliI, with protein MSEPLANPHVARWSRALEGVRTRIEALPDYRASGRIIRATGLVLEAVGLKVPLGSACRIELAGGNASPGLAEAEVVGFAGERLFLMPLAEISGLTPGARVFPLGDDQSHSARRFPLGDALLGRVVDGNGRPLDDRASLDDAPHAPLATAPLNPLSRAPIEHQIDVGIRAINALLSVGRGQRMGLFAGSGVGKSVLLGMMARYTQADVIVVGLIGERGREVQDFIDNILGPEGRQRSVVVAAPADTSPLQRLQGAAYATRLAEGFRDQGRHVLLIMDSLTRYAMAQREIALAIGEPPATKGYPASVFAKLPGLVERAGNGRRGGGSVTAFYTVLTEGDDPQDPIADAARAILDGHVVLSRALAEAGHYPAIDIEASISRAMTAITEPPQQRQARRFKQLFSRYQRNRDLISVGAYSPGHDPQLDQAVQLYPRLEGFLQQQVGERADVVHARQAMAALIGALS; from the coding sequence ATGAGCGAGCCGCTCGCCAACCCGCATGTGGCCCGCTGGTCCCGGGCTCTGGAGGGCGTGCGCACCCGCATCGAGGCACTGCCCGATTATCGGGCCAGCGGCCGCATCATCCGCGCCACCGGCCTGGTACTCGAGGCCGTGGGCCTCAAGGTGCCGCTGGGCAGTGCCTGTCGCATCGAACTGGCCGGCGGCAACGCCTCTCCAGGCCTCGCGGAGGCCGAGGTCGTGGGTTTCGCCGGCGAGCGGCTCTTCCTGATGCCGCTGGCCGAGATCAGCGGCCTGACGCCGGGGGCACGCGTCTTTCCGCTGGGCGACGATCAGTCCCACAGCGCCCGCCGCTTCCCCCTAGGCGATGCCTTGCTGGGGCGGGTGGTCGATGGCAATGGCCGCCCCCTGGACGACCGCGCCTCCCTCGACGATGCGCCTCACGCCCCCCTGGCCACGGCGCCTCTCAACCCACTGTCCCGGGCCCCCATCGAGCACCAGATCGATGTCGGCATCCGCGCCATCAATGCCCTGCTCAGCGTCGGCCGCGGCCAGCGCATGGGGCTCTTTGCCGGCTCGGGCGTCGGCAAGTCGGTGCTGCTCGGCATGATGGCCCGCTACACCCAGGCCGACGTCATCGTGGTGGGCCTGATCGGCGAGCGCGGCCGGGAGGTGCAAGACTTCATCGACAACATCCTCGGCCCGGAAGGGCGCCAGCGCTCGGTGGTGGTCGCCGCCCCGGCCGACACCTCGCCGCTACAGCGTCTGCAGGGCGCCGCCTATGCGACGCGGCTCGCCGAGGGCTTTCGCGACCAGGGACGTCACGTGCTGCTGATCATGGATTCGCTGACCCGCTACGCCATGGCGCAACGCGAGATCGCCCTGGCCATCGGCGAACCCCCGGCCACCAAGGGCTACCCGGCCTCGGTCTTCGCCAAGCTGCCGGGGCTGGTCGAGCGAGCCGGCAACGGGCGACGCGGCGGCGGGTCGGTCACCGCCTTCTACACGGTGCTGACCGAAGGCGACGATCCGCAGGACCCCATCGCCGATGCGGCGCGGGCGATCCTGGATGGCCATGTGGTGCTGTCGCGCGCCCTGGCCGAGGCCGGGCACTACCCGGCGATCGACATCGAGGCCTCGATCAGTCGCGCCATGACCGCCATCACCGAGCCCCCCCAGCAGCGCCAGGCCCGCCGGTTCAAGCAGCTGTTCTCCCGCTATCAGCGTAACCGTGACCTGATCAGCGTCGGTGCCTACAGCCCGGGCCACGACCCCCAGCTCGATCAGGCGGTGCAGCTTTATCCGCGCCTCGAAGGCTTCCTGCAGCAGCAGGTCGGCGAACGGGCCGACGTGGTCCATGCCCGCCAGGCCATGGCGGCCCTGATCGGAGCCCTGTCATGA
- the fliL gene encoding flagellar basal body-associated protein FliL, with product MADSSKGSRKSWLIIGLLLVLTSSVTALAVYFLMGNASSADASEDAAAPVETPAPIFVKIDPFTVNIADGQYGDRLLYVGLSLRVKDQQTQDLLVDHMPQVRSRLLMLLSGQHADELTSPEGKTRLAAAILGLFEVPLTEPQPDLAISDVLFTEFIVQ from the coding sequence ATGGCTGACTCTTCCAAAGGTTCCCGCAAGTCCTGGCTGATCATCGGGCTCTTGCTGGTCCTGACCTCGTCGGTAACGGCGCTGGCGGTCTATTTCCTGATGGGCAACGCCTCCTCGGCCGATGCCAGCGAGGACGCCGCGGCTCCGGTCGAGACCCCGGCCCCGATCTTTGTCAAGATCGATCCCTTCACCGTCAACATCGCCGATGGCCAGTACGGGGATCGCCTGCTCTACGTCGGCCTGTCCCTGCGGGTGAAGGATCAGCAGACCCAGGACCTGCTGGTCGACCACATGCCCCAGGTGCGCAGCCGCCTGCTGATGCTGCTGTCCGGCCAGCATGCCGACGAACTGACCTCGCCGGAGGGCAAGACGCGCCTCGCCGCCGCGATCCTCGGCCTGTTCGAGGTGCCGCTGACCGAGCCTCAACCCGACCTGGCGATCAGCGACGTGCTGTTCACCGAATTCATCGTGCAATAA
- the fliQ gene encoding flagellar biosynthesis protein FliQ produces the protein MTPETVMSLAYQGMRITLMLAAPMLLAALLIGLLVSLFQAATQINEMTLSFIPKILGVFGVLVLAGPWLLTLITDFTRQLIQNIPLMVS, from the coding sequence ATGACCCCCGAGACGGTAATGAGCCTGGCCTACCAGGGCATGCGGATCACCCTGATGCTGGCCGCGCCGATGCTGCTCGCGGCGTTGCTGATCGGCCTGCTGGTCAGCCTCTTCCAGGCCGCCACCCAGATCAACGAGATGACCCTGTCGTTCATCCCCAAGATCCTCGGCGTGTTCGGCGTGCTGGTGCTGGCCGGTCCCTGGCTGTTGACCCTGATCACCGACTTCACTCGCCAGCTGATCCAGAACATCCCCCTGATGGTGTCCTGA